Proteins found in one Acidobacteriota bacterium genomic segment:
- a CDS encoding tetratricopeptide repeat protein has product MKSGKSTDTIQGFPLFLCTVLLLTSHLSLPASQHAGHRIPVVPQELLERPVPMRTGIGRAHDAVATKSAEAQGFYDQGLAYLHSYVWIEAARSFHHALRLDPGLALAHVGLSYAYIEVNKPVEARQAIESASALSATADKRGWASQMAAHERHHVDARRLQMAAEEAPGDKTRLAAYRKALDTAIAAFPDDVELILKRGMAESPDPADRGQGSVMAAVPFYERALKLSPNHMGARHYLAHAYENSGRVNEALTQAAAFAAQAPQVPHAVHMHGHELRRAGRPVEAVAQFEAADKLQRAYFAREKVGAELDWHHTHNLDLLATTYQYLGQMKKAEPLLKQSFDLPSSLLVQLIHKREWLAFLVARNRQAEALDAAKVLISHPNPLVQAAGHIEAGLALLSVNKAAEAGAASNAALRALKSSPGGQDLVFIGLEALQGEFRLRTAQREQGRKMMLSAAQKWRSLPGPDAWSQSLFRLEAMARAARSVGDWELAGRMAQLMSEHDPAYFGTHYALALVAQNAGNAATARREFDLALKAWAAADKDLPELKAADRK; this is encoded by the coding sequence GTGAAGAGCGGGAAGTCCACGGACACCATCCAGGGCTTCCCGCTCTTTCTTTGTACGGTCCTTCTTCTTACCTCTCACCTCTCACTTCCGGCCTCGCAGCATGCCGGCCACCGCATTCCGGTGGTTCCGCAGGAGTTGCTCGAACGGCCCGTGCCCATGCGAACCGGCATTGGCCGGGCGCACGATGCGGTGGCGACGAAGTCGGCCGAGGCGCAGGGCTTCTACGATCAGGGGCTCGCCTACCTGCACTCCTACGTGTGGATCGAAGCGGCACGGTCGTTCCACCATGCGTTACGGCTGGATCCGGGCCTGGCGCTCGCGCACGTCGGCTTGAGCTACGCCTACATCGAGGTCAATAAGCCCGTCGAGGCCCGGCAGGCGATCGAGTCCGCCTCCGCGCTCAGCGCTACGGCGGACAAGCGCGGGTGGGCCTCACAGATGGCTGCCCATGAGCGGCACCACGTCGACGCGCGACGGTTGCAGATGGCGGCTGAGGAGGCGCCGGGCGACAAGACCAGGCTGGCCGCCTATCGCAAGGCCCTCGACACCGCCATCGCGGCGTTCCCGGACGATGTCGAATTGATCCTGAAGCGGGGGATGGCGGAGTCGCCGGATCCCGCGGACCGCGGGCAAGGGTCCGTCATGGCGGCGGTGCCTTTCTACGAGCGCGCGCTCAAGCTGTCGCCCAATCACATGGGCGCGCGGCACTACCTGGCGCATGCCTACGAGAACAGCGGGCGGGTGAACGAAGCGCTCACCCAGGCGGCCGCCTTCGCGGCGCAAGCCCCGCAAGTGCCCCATGCGGTGCACATGCACGGTCACGAATTGCGCCGGGCCGGACGTCCGGTCGAGGCCGTGGCGCAGTTCGAGGCGGCCGACAAGTTGCAGCGCGCCTACTTCGCGCGCGAGAAGGTCGGTGCCGAACTCGACTGGCATCACACGCACAACCTCGACTTGCTGGCGACGACCTATCAGTACCTGGGCCAGATGAAGAAGGCGGAGCCGCTGCTGAAGCAGTCGTTCGACCTGCCCTCGAGCTTGCTGGTGCAACTCATCCACAAGCGGGAGTGGCTGGCATTCCTGGTCGCCCGCAATCGCCAGGCCGAGGCGTTGGACGCGGCCAAGGTGCTGATCTCCCATCCGAATCCGCTGGTGCAGGCCGCCGGTCATATCGAGGCCGGACTGGCGCTGCTGTCCGTGAATAAGGCCGCCGAAGCGGGCGCCGCGTCGAACGCCGCCTTGCGCGCGCTGAAGAGTTCACCAGGGGGGCAGGACCTGGTGTTCATTGGCCTTGAAGCGCTGCAGGGCGAGTTCCGGTTGCGCACGGCGCAACGCGAGCAGGGTCGCAAGATGATGCTGAGCGCCGCGCAGAAGTGGCGCTCGCTGCCGGGCCCGGACGCCTGGAGCCAGTCGTTGTTCCGCCTGGAGGCCATGGCGCGGGCGGCCCGGTCGGTCGGCGATTGGGAGCTGGCGGGACGAATGGCGCAGCTCATGAGCGAGCACGACCCAGCCTATTTCGGGACCCACTACGCCCTGGCGCTGGTGGCCCAGAACGCCGGCAATGCCGCGACGGCCCGTCGGGAATTCGACCTGGCCCTGAAGGCCTGGGCGGCGGCGGACAAGGACCTTCCCGAACTCAAGGCCGCCGACCGTAAATAA
- a CDS encoding MFS transporter yields MIARLMARVGLVTPEQRAWAWYDWANSAFFTTVVTAVFPGFYATYAAAGMAPADATARFGLVTTLSMATVAISAPVLGALADYTGGKKKLLAVSIAIGVTACASMAFIGEGEVGFASILFFIANLGVSGSIVFYDSLLPHVAKPKETDRVSAAGYAMGYIGGGVMLLINLAWILQPAMFGFSGTVPAIKASFVAVAVWWAVFSLPIFRRVPEPATRDKHSSESGIAIVAAFVRLATTFREVRKYRNAFLLFIAMLLYQDGIQTIIRMAAVYGAEVGVEQTSQIAAFVMVQFLGIPFSFLFGSLGVRIGTKRAIFIAISVYALATVLAYFMTTVTHFFILAAMIATVQGGAQALSRALFSRMVPADRTSEFFGFFAVAERFATVLGPLVFTVSVTLTGSSHAAILAILGFFVAGAWVLSLVDEEAGIRAAQES; encoded by the coding sequence ATGATTGCCCGGTTGATGGCCCGCGTGGGCCTGGTCACGCCTGAGCAACGCGCCTGGGCGTGGTACGACTGGGCCAACTCCGCCTTCTTCACCACGGTCGTCACCGCGGTGTTCCCGGGGTTCTACGCCACGTATGCGGCGGCCGGCATGGCGCCGGCCGACGCCACCGCCCGCTTCGGGCTGGTCACCACCCTGTCGATGGCCACGGTGGCCATTTCGGCGCCCGTGCTCGGCGCCCTGGCCGACTACACCGGCGGCAAAAAGAAGCTGCTGGCAGTGTCCATCGCCATCGGCGTCACCGCCTGTGCCTCGATGGCGTTCATCGGCGAAGGCGAGGTGGGGTTCGCGTCGATCCTCTTCTTCATCGCCAACCTCGGCGTGTCGGGCTCGATCGTCTTCTACGACTCGCTGCTGCCGCACGTCGCCAAGCCCAAGGAGACCGATCGCGTGTCGGCGGCCGGCTACGCCATGGGCTACATCGGCGGCGGCGTGATGCTGCTGATCAACCTGGCGTGGATTCTCCAGCCGGCCATGTTCGGCTTCAGCGGCACGGTCCCGGCGATCAAGGCGTCGTTTGTGGCGGTGGCGGTGTGGTGGGCGGTGTTCTCGCTGCCGATCTTCCGCCGCGTTCCCGAACCCGCGACGCGGGACAAGCACTCCAGCGAATCAGGCATCGCCATCGTCGCCGCGTTCGTGCGGCTGGCCACCACGTTTCGCGAGGTCCGGAAGTACCGCAATGCTTTTCTGCTGTTCATCGCCATGCTGCTCTACCAGGACGGCATCCAGACCATCATTCGCATGGCCGCCGTCTACGGCGCCGAGGTCGGCGTCGAGCAAACCTCGCAGATTGCGGCGTTCGTGATGGTGCAGTTCCTGGGGATCCCGTTCTCGTTCCTGTTCGGGTCGCTCGGCGTGCGCATTGGCACCAAGCGCGCGATCTTCATCGCCATCTCGGTCTACGCGCTCGCGACGGTGCTCGCCTATTTCATGACCACGGTCACGCACTTCTTCATCCTGGCGGCGATGATTGCCACGGTCCAGGGCGGCGCGCAGGCCCTGAGCCGGGCGCTGTTCTCGCGCATGGTGCCGGCGGATCGCACGTCGGAGTTCTTCGGCTTCTTCGCGGTCGCGGAACGGTTTGCCACCGTGCTCGGACCACTCGTCTTCACCGTCAGCGTCACACTCACCGGCAGCAGCCACGCGGCGATCCTCGCGATTCTTGGCTTTTTCGTAGCGGGTGCGTGGGTATTGAGCCTGGTTGATGAAGAAGCCGGAATTCGCGCCGCTCAGGAATCCTAA